One stretch of Oncorhynchus tshawytscha isolate Ot180627B linkage group LG21, Otsh_v2.0, whole genome shotgun sequence DNA includes these proteins:
- the LOC112221031 gene encoding calnexin isoform X2 produces the protein MELNVRCVVLLAVGLCSTLLLTTVAAHQEEEPIMELAEDMGVEDELEDLGLGEELLDGEVEPEDADTPPGPPPAPKVTYKAPEPMGEHFFAESFDRGTLDSWVLSKAKKEDIDEDIAKYDGKWEVEDMKDSKLPGDKGLVLKSRAKHHAISAQLLRPFIFDTKPLIVQYEVNFQQGIDCGGAYVKLLSQTPDLNLDEFVDKTPYTIMFGPDKCGEDYKLHFIFRHKNPKTGEYEEKHAKKPDADLRTYYTDKKTHLYTLVVNPDNSFEVLVDQTVVNSGNLLTDMTPPINPAAEIEDPDDHKPEDWDERPKIQDPDAVKPEDWDEDAPKQIPDEDAVKPDGWLDDQPEYTSDPDAVKPEDWDEDMDGEWEAPQIPNALCETAPGCGAWQRPMIDNPNYKGKWKAPMIDNPNYQGVWKPRKIANPDFFEDLHPFRMTPFNAVGLELWSMSSDIFFDNFFITNERHTAERWANDGWGLKKAAEGAAEPGLVNQMMTAADERPWLWVVYVLTVAVPLILIIVFFCTGKKAVAPAAADYKKTDEPQPDVKEEEEEKAEEDQVKEEKSQPAAGKKSDAEDSPAEKEGEGEGEEEEEEEEEEAAVNEEEEEEAATDQKQEDDVLRRSPRNTKGRKD, from the exons ATGGAGTTGAATGTGAGGTGTGTTGTGCTGCTGGCCGTGGGCCTGTGCTCCACCCTGCTACTGACCACAGTGGCCGCCCACCAGGAGGAGGAGCCTATCATGGAGCTGGCGGAAGACATGGGCGTGGAGGACGAGCTGGAGGACCTGGGCCTTGGGGAGGAGCTTCTGGATGGGGAGGTGGAGCCAGAGGATGCAGACACACCACCGGGACCGCCTCCAGCCCCTAAA GTGACCTACAAAGCTCCCGAGCCCATGGGGGAACACTTCTTCGCCGAGTCCTTTGACAGGGGGACCCTAGACAG CTGGGTCCTCTCAAAGGCCAAGAAGGAGGACATTGATGAGGATATCGCCAAGTATGATG GTAAATGGGAGGTGGAGGACATGAAAGACAGCAAGCTGCCTGGAGACAAAGGCCTGGTCCTCAAGTCACGTGCTAAGCACCACGCCATCTCAGCCCAGCTCCTCAGACCCTTCATCTTCGACACCAAACCCCTCATCGTCCAGTATGAGGTCAACTTCCAGCAGGGGATCGACTGTGGCGGTGCCTACGTCAAACTGCTCTCCCAGACCCCAGACCTTAACCTG GATGAGTTTGTTGACAAGACTCCCTACACCATCATGTTCGGACCAGACAAGTGTGGCGAGGACTACAAGCTGCACTTCATATTCCGCCACAAGAACCCCAAGACTGGCGAGTACGAGGAGAAGCACGCCAAGAAGCCTGACGCAGACCTGCGCACCTACTACACTGACAAGAAGACCCACCTTTACACACTGG TGGTGAACCCAGACAACAGCTTTGAGGTGCTGGTAGACCAGACAGTGGTGAACAGTGGTAACCTGCTGACAGACATGACCCCACCCATCAATCCTGCCGCAGAGATCGAGGACCCCGACGACCACAAGCCAGAGGACTGGGACGAGAGGCCCAAGATCCAGGACCCTGACGCAGTCAAACCTGAGGACTG GGATGAGGATGCACCAAAACAGATCCCAGATGAGGATGCAGTGAAGCCAGACGGCTGGCTGGATGATCAGCCAGAGTACACCAGTGACCCCGACGCAGTCAAGCCCGAGGACTG GGATGAGGACATGGATGGCGAGTGGGAGGCCCCTCAGATCCCGAACGCCCTCTGTGAGACCGCGCCCGGCTGCGGTGCATGGCAACGGCCCATGATTGACAACCCCAACTACAAGGGCAAGTGGAAGGCCCCAATGATCGACAATCCCAACTACCAG ggTGTGTGGAAGCCCAGGAAGATTGCCAATCCGGACTTCTTCGAGGACCTCCATCCCTTCAGGATGACCCCCTTCAATGCCGTGGGCCTGGAGCTGTGGTCCATGTCCAGCGACATCTTCTTCGATAACTTCTTCATCACCAACGAGCGGCACACGGCCGAGCGCTGGGCCAATGACGGCTGGGGTTTGAAGAAAGCTGCTGAGGGAGCCGCTGAG cCCGGGCTGGTAAACCAAATGATGACTGCAGCAGACGAGCGTCCCTGGTTGTGGGTGGTCTATGTGCTGACTGTGGCCGTGCCCCTCATCCTCATCATTGTCTTCTTCTGCACCGGGAAG AAGGCGGTGGCTCCAGCTGCAGCTGACTACAAGAAGACAGACGAGCCTCAGCCAGAcgtgaaggaggaggaagaggagaaggctGAGGAGGACCAAGTCAAGGAGGAGAAGAGCCAGCCAG CAGCGGGGAAGAAGAGTGATGCAGAGGACAGCCCTGCAGagaaggaaggggaaggggaaggggaagaggaggaggaggaggaggaagaagaggcagcagtgaatgaggaagaggaagaggaggcggCAACTGATCAG AAACAAGAAGATGATGTCCTCAGGAGGTCCCCTAGAAACACAAAAGGGAGAAAGGACTGA
- the LOC112221031 gene encoding calnexin isoform X1 has product MELNVRCVVLLAVGLCSTLLLTTVAAHQEEEPIMELAEDMGVEDELEDLGLGEELLDGEVEPEDADTPPGPPPAPKVTYKAPEPMGEHFFAESFDRGTLDSWVLSKAKKEDIDEDIAKYDGKWEVEDMKDSKLPGDKGLVLKSRAKHHAISAQLLRPFIFDTKPLIVQYEVNFQQGIDCGGAYVKLLSQTPDLNLDEFVDKTPYTIMFGPDKCGEDYKLHFIFRHKNPKTGEYEEKHAKKPDADLRTYYTDKKTHLYTLVVNPDNSFEVLVDQTVVNSGNLLTDMTPPINPAAEIEDPDDHKPEDWDERPKIQDPDAVKPEDWDEDAPKQIPDEDAVKPDGWLDDQPEYTSDPDAVKPEDWDEDMDGEWEAPQIPNALCETAPGCGAWQRPMIDNPNYKGKWKAPMIDNPNYQGVWKPRKIANPDFFEDLHPFRMTPFNAVGLELWSMSSDIFFDNFFITNERHTAERWANDGWGLKKAAEGAAEPGLVNQMMTAADERPWLWVVYVLTVAVPLILIIVFFCTGKKAVAPAAADYKKTDEPQPDVKEEEEEKAEEDQVKEEKSQPAAAGKKSDAEDSPAEKEGEGEGEEEEEEEEEEAAVNEEEEEEAATDQKQEDDVLRRSPRNTKGRKD; this is encoded by the exons ATGGAGTTGAATGTGAGGTGTGTTGTGCTGCTGGCCGTGGGCCTGTGCTCCACCCTGCTACTGACCACAGTGGCCGCCCACCAGGAGGAGGAGCCTATCATGGAGCTGGCGGAAGACATGGGCGTGGAGGACGAGCTGGAGGACCTGGGCCTTGGGGAGGAGCTTCTGGATGGGGAGGTGGAGCCAGAGGATGCAGACACACCACCGGGACCGCCTCCAGCCCCTAAA GTGACCTACAAAGCTCCCGAGCCCATGGGGGAACACTTCTTCGCCGAGTCCTTTGACAGGGGGACCCTAGACAG CTGGGTCCTCTCAAAGGCCAAGAAGGAGGACATTGATGAGGATATCGCCAAGTATGATG GTAAATGGGAGGTGGAGGACATGAAAGACAGCAAGCTGCCTGGAGACAAAGGCCTGGTCCTCAAGTCACGTGCTAAGCACCACGCCATCTCAGCCCAGCTCCTCAGACCCTTCATCTTCGACACCAAACCCCTCATCGTCCAGTATGAGGTCAACTTCCAGCAGGGGATCGACTGTGGCGGTGCCTACGTCAAACTGCTCTCCCAGACCCCAGACCTTAACCTG GATGAGTTTGTTGACAAGACTCCCTACACCATCATGTTCGGACCAGACAAGTGTGGCGAGGACTACAAGCTGCACTTCATATTCCGCCACAAGAACCCCAAGACTGGCGAGTACGAGGAGAAGCACGCCAAGAAGCCTGACGCAGACCTGCGCACCTACTACACTGACAAGAAGACCCACCTTTACACACTGG TGGTGAACCCAGACAACAGCTTTGAGGTGCTGGTAGACCAGACAGTGGTGAACAGTGGTAACCTGCTGACAGACATGACCCCACCCATCAATCCTGCCGCAGAGATCGAGGACCCCGACGACCACAAGCCAGAGGACTGGGACGAGAGGCCCAAGATCCAGGACCCTGACGCAGTCAAACCTGAGGACTG GGATGAGGATGCACCAAAACAGATCCCAGATGAGGATGCAGTGAAGCCAGACGGCTGGCTGGATGATCAGCCAGAGTACACCAGTGACCCCGACGCAGTCAAGCCCGAGGACTG GGATGAGGACATGGATGGCGAGTGGGAGGCCCCTCAGATCCCGAACGCCCTCTGTGAGACCGCGCCCGGCTGCGGTGCATGGCAACGGCCCATGATTGACAACCCCAACTACAAGGGCAAGTGGAAGGCCCCAATGATCGACAATCCCAACTACCAG ggTGTGTGGAAGCCCAGGAAGATTGCCAATCCGGACTTCTTCGAGGACCTCCATCCCTTCAGGATGACCCCCTTCAATGCCGTGGGCCTGGAGCTGTGGTCCATGTCCAGCGACATCTTCTTCGATAACTTCTTCATCACCAACGAGCGGCACACGGCCGAGCGCTGGGCCAATGACGGCTGGGGTTTGAAGAAAGCTGCTGAGGGAGCCGCTGAG cCCGGGCTGGTAAACCAAATGATGACTGCAGCAGACGAGCGTCCCTGGTTGTGGGTGGTCTATGTGCTGACTGTGGCCGTGCCCCTCATCCTCATCATTGTCTTCTTCTGCACCGGGAAG AAGGCGGTGGCTCCAGCTGCAGCTGACTACAAGAAGACAGACGAGCCTCAGCCAGAcgtgaaggaggaggaagaggagaaggctGAGGAGGACCAAGTCAAGGAGGAGAAGAGCCAGCCAG CAGCAGCGGGGAAGAAGAGTGATGCAGAGGACAGCCCTGCAGagaaggaaggggaaggggaaggggaagaggaggaggaggaggaggaagaagaggcagcagtgaatgaggaagaggaagaggaggcggCAACTGATCAG AAACAAGAAGATGATGTCCTCAGGAGGTCCCCTAGAAACACAAAAGGGAGAAAGGACTGA